In the genome of Passer domesticus isolate bPasDom1 chromosome 2, bPasDom1.hap1, whole genome shotgun sequence, the window ACACTGTAAAGGCTTTTCTCTTCCAtgtaagaaaatataaataaatttagAGAATACTAGTAAATCTTTCAAAAGCCTTAAATGAAATCTAGGAGaagtttaaattaattttgcagTTAATATTTTATAACTCTTGACAGTACTGTGAGATTGGAGTGGCAGAGAACGAGTTGAAATCCCAACAGTGTTCTACTCATTGCTTCCATAGAATTTGATATTACAGATTTATTTTCATAGAAGATGATTGAGCTGAACCTCCAGCTACCAGCATATAAAAAAGAGGgtaaattttcttttgtacTAAAAATAATCTTAGTCCTGCAACCATTTTCCTGGTGCATTAAACTCTAAACACAAATTGAAGTGACTGGATACTTTAGAATTTCCATGGTCCAACTTTACAATGAGTGGGGTGGATAGTGTGGAAGAGAGGCTTGAGCccaaaataaacattaaaaaccaaacagaaaaccGCTGAAAATTAGCTACACATTttgaatgatttctttttcaaaacattttattgaAGGAACAATGGAAATAGTGTGTGAAGCCTAACCATGTATTGTGTTGCTGTTCCAGGCTTCATCAGCAGTTTCTTGATGTTTGGAAAGTTCTGAGACCCACCCACTGTCTTGTAACCAGTGCCTAAGACTACAAAGACGTACGTGTGAAAGAacttctcttccttcttccaCTGAAGGAAGTGTCCATCACAGCACTGTGGAAACTCCGTGCAGGCCTTGCAAGGCAGGAGAACAGTTTGTGCTTCCGTTGACGCTCGTGCGCAATCTCTGCTTCTTATGCACTCCAGCACCCCTATCAGTTCCCTGTTCTCCTtcaccagccctgcagtgaaACGACTGCTGGGCTGGAAACAAGGAGATGAAGAAGAAAAGTGGGCAGAAAAAGCTGTTGATTCCCTGGtgaagaaattaaagaagaaaaaaggagcCATGGAAGAACTGGAGAGGGCTCTGAGCTGCCCGGGTCAGCCCAGTAAATGCGTCACTATCCCACGTTCCTTGGATGGGCGGCTGCAGGTGTCTCACCGCAAGGGGCTTCCCCACGTCATATACTGCAGAGTGTGGCGCTGGCCTGACTTACAATCTCACCATGAGTTGAAACCACTGGAATGTTGTGAGTTCCCTTTTGGCTCGAAACAGAAAGAAGTGTGCATCAACCCCTACCATTACCGGCGGGTGGAAACCCCAGGTAATTATGTCATCTGCAAATGATTCGCATCTCTGTGTTAGCTCCTGCTCCGGCAGGTCTAATCTTGGTGCGTCCTACAGCAGTGCTCTGAAATGTGAAAAGGCAGGCTCCATCTGATGGAAGGATCTTGGGTCTCGCCCTGCCTGCTGCTATCATAGCTCTGGCAGCCAGGACTAGGGAGGGAGTAAGGAGCCCCTCTCCCGTTGGGGTCTGAGTCCCGTCGGACCCCTGAGGGCACCCGGATCTTGTCCAAGGTGCTGAAAGCCGCTTCCTCTCCGTGGACGTGGGTGCTGAATCCTCCCCATCTGAACTGGTGGCCATTTGCATGAAGTCTGAGCACCAGCCTGGCCTCACCACCGTGGTGAGATTTATGTCTCATTGAAATCCAACAGCTGACTCATTAAGCCCCAGGAAACACTAGCTTTCTCTTTAAAGATAAGAATTGCAGTAAAATGGCACATTTTGCAATGAATACAAAGCCAGGTCAGTTGATTCTTCCTAAAATACCTGGTGGCCTGCCTTAAGTGGGATTTACTTACCTAAATGGAGAGTTTATGTGAAATAAATCCACCAGGTTCccaaaaaaatttgaaattttctaCTGATAATCCTCTTTGGACTTCACTAAAATCTTATGACCTTACTGAAAAGTCATTTAATTGGGCTTTATGTCAATGAAACAGCTGTTAAAAAATTGTAGTGTTCAGTGTTGACTTCTATAGGGATCTTGGAAAGCAGGGCTGGCAAAGGTCTTGAGCAGTCATCCTGTTTTCCTCTCTCCAGActcccaaaccaaaccaaattaCCAGGTACGTTCCTGACAGATATTTTCCTAATGAGCTCTAAAAATCCCATGTGATAAAGGCTCTACAACCTCCCCAGGCAAGTGAAGCTATTGCTTTGCTATCCTTACagttcaaaattatttctaatgTCTAACCTAGCTCTGCCTTACTGCCAAAAATCACAGTAATTTAATTTACTAATGGATACAGTTGGTAAGTGTATACTTTTTATTCTGAGATTACTCCTTGTCTGGCATGAACTTTACTCTGAGGTGACATTAGGATCAGATAAGTGAACTGTGGGATGTTTCTTTTCACACAGATGAAATAAGGGAAAGACATTTGTTAACATTTGTTAAACACCAGGGGCTGCTTCCTCTTCTGATAATCCTTCCAGTGCAGCAGAGCTCTCACTGTGAAGTTGTATCCAATCTGCTGTAAACATTGTCAAAACTTTTATATTTTACAGCTACACTGACTGGTGCTTGTTGTCAACAGTTTTCAGGTGAAAGAGCTAATCCCATGCCTTGCTAAAGTAAACTCTTCAATAATTTAAGAAAAGATGCTCATAAAATATCCCATCTTTTGTTTATTGCACTTCTTTATTTGCAGGCTGCAGTCTTTAGTGTCTCCTCATTTCTTCTGGTGTAACTTCAGTGCAGTTAGTGGAGTCTCCTCAGTGCAGTAGCTGACAGCATTGAACAGTGCTGATTTCAACCCTGGTTTTCTCATCTGTTCAGTGCCAGCTAACAAACACTGCTAATGGAATGGTCCAGCAGCTGCTAAATGGCTGTCAAAGCTTGCTGCTCTGATCCTGAAAGTCAGAAGCTTTCAGCTGTGAACATGTCGCTATTGTTTGTCTGTGCAGCAGACTGGCAGTATCTGTGCTAGTAAAGTAGAAGGGGACAAGGTGCAGTTCTGGGTCTTGCTGAATTGGTAACACAatgccaggagcagctttcaCCCCTGTGGACTCATGTGGACTAGCAGCTCTCAGAGTGCAGGGGTTAGCCCACAGGAGGGACTTTGGGTATGTTGGACTTGGCCACCTTGTTTTGGAGGTGAAAGTGAGTGAAGCAGTGAGGACACaaactgtgctgtgccagtTCTCCAAGGAACCAGGAATTGTTCTCAGGCTGTTGTATTCACTCCTACAACTCTGCTTACAGGAACAACTCAGAAGCTGAAGCTCACAGCTATAGAATAAATTTGTATCATATAGCAAAGAGTGCAACCCTCTCAGGTgttctggggcagcagcaggagagagaaCTTGCACCACTGCAAGTGGTGCAATGCAGCTCCAGTTAGAAAGCAGTGCTGCAAGGAGGTGTTGGCAAGGCAAGACAACAAATGAGCTTCATGAGAAAGTGGCAGCAGTGAGATCACCACAGAAAAGGCTGGGAGTGGTTGATTTAGGTACTGGTCTGTTTAAACAACAGTTCTCTTTAAACCTCAGGAAGTCTGCATCTTGTCTGTTGGTGATCTTGGGCTTATATGAGATTCTCCGAGTTTCATCCTCTGGAGCTAAAGAATCTCCCACTGATTAAGTCAATGATGTATTTTTTTATAATCCACATACCAGTATTATTTTCATACAAATGCCCACCCTTTCAGAGATCATTTtccatcactgcagtctttctTGCTGAGTCAACCACTCCATGACCAGATCCATGAACTTTAATCCAGAATGAATGAGTTGTGTCAAAGATGGGAGGGCCTCATCCTTTTTTTGACAGCCTGGAAATCCCTAGAGCTTTGAAATCTGGTCAGAGATTCAGCGATTTCATTACCTCTGCTCTGTCCTCAGGCTGTCCAGTCCCATTTTAGGTTCTGCTATGAAACTCTGCAGATTACACATGACTTTTATTGCTGCTACAACTTCTCAGGTCTGCTGAATAGCAGGTGccacttagaaaaaaaaagcagaaaatatttcctctatGTGTGCAACATCCCGCTGCAGAGAGGAGTTAGGCCACCTAATCAGAAGGAGGTAGGTATGTTGGTTATGCTCTGCTCCCCCTTCATTGTTGCCTTCAAAGAGCTTCTCAGAAGTCTGGTTTGTTGTCAGTAGAAGCTGCCTAAACATGTACCCTATTGTTTTTATAAGAGATCCTTCATATGTAAGTATTGCAAATTTGAGGGTGCACCATTGCTGTAGACAGGAGAATTTTTGACTTAGACTAACTGACTGCTTTCAGGAAGGCTGAGTGTGACTAATATGTGAAAGCCTCCCAGGTGGAAAACCACCTGATGGCTTCACCGTTGGCCATGTGTTTGGGAGTAGTCATGGGCACAGGAAAGAAATGGGTTTCACTGAAGAGCAGTTTTCAAAATTGGTAAACTATGCAGAGATGGATTAATGTGTGAGAAATCTCAGTGTGAATGTTGTACCTGAAATTAAAATGAGGCAGATAAGTTTCCTTGATAGCATCTGaagtcacagcacagccaggttCCCAGCAAGAACTGTTGAAGCTAAAGGGAGTGGGAGAAAGGTATGAAAAGCAGTGGCAGGACATAGGACATGACCATATTTGTCTTCAGTTGAGCAAAGATCATCAACACTTCAGCATGCATAGAAGGAAGGATCCACCTCTGGCTCTAGGCGGACAGTAGCATGTAGAAAAGGACCCCAAAGAGTGTAGAAAATGTGGGTAATTTATGAGGACAGACAGGTCCCAAAATGCTCAGTTACTCAGTTTTATGCCTCTGGTCACACTTCCTTCAGAGTGGTTGAGCCCTGGAGAGTGACATGCTACCAAAAGAACAAGGAGAACGAGGCCCTGGGGGATATTCTTAGCCACAAACAAGAACATCTTGGAATGCCTCCCCACCACAGAGGCTTTAGCCCTCTAGGCAGTCACAGAATAGTCAGTGGAAAGAGTGAGTGAGGTGGCAAAACACTGTTCAGCAGAGCAGAAATTAAGAGTGCCATggtcagagctgggaaggagttCAAGGCTTGAAAATTCTTCCTGCTGACTCACTCAAGGCAAATCAAAGGCTTTCCCTGGCAAGCACTGTTCACACATCCAGATTCTCAGCTTTCATTTAGAGAAGGAGTTGAGTTCTCACAGggctgaaagcagcagctccctcagctgtggtACCCACAGTGAGGTGTCAGCCTCTCAACACTGCAGCACATTGCTGCATACAGCTGCCCCTTGCTCAGCACCTCTGCTGGGTGCAAAGGCATCACCAGCTCCTCATTTTTGAAGCCAGTGAGAGCTGGCTGATCAGCAGAAGACCTGACAAGCATCATACCAGTTTcatggagctgctgtgcaaaaCTCCAGAAGCAGCAAAGGAAAACTCCAGAAGCATCAACAGCTCACAGCCTGGAGCTGTTTGCAGGAGCATGGGATGGGAGGAATACAGCTCACCAAGACCATATCTGCAGTGATGGTACCGGTCTTGTCCCAGTACAtagcagtaaaatattttattcctctCCACTGACTGTGAAGAGATCCACAGGGGACTGGGCAGTGCATGCCAGATGTGAATACTTGTGTTCCTATACATTGCCTGTATGAGTCCTCCCTGGATGTTTAAAGCTAAAAGAACAGTGAAGAAGCAGAAATACCTTTCTCTACCAAACAATTTAAGAAAATGGCAGCAGACCTTTCATGCCACAAATAGGGGCATAtgagaggcagaaggaaagaaagtaGTCTCCAGAGCACCAATCCTTGTCCTGGCCAGAGGCTAATTAGCAATGCATTGGGCCAGAGAACCATGTATGTGTGGTGTCTTAACAGGTATCCCAGTGCCTATATTCCTGGGCAGGTGAGAAGATAACTTCTGCAGTGAACTCCTTGCTATCAATCCAATCTTTTGCGTAATGTTAGGGCTCAGTTCTTCAGGTCATGGGTGACTAGTAAATTCCCAGTGGTATATTCCAGTGGGTGGGCAGACAAGTTGTTTAACCCTGCCTCTACTGCAGCATGGTGCTTCATTGAGCAAGAAGCTGTAAACCCATTGTTAGTACCAGGCACTATAAATGCCCCAGCTCTCTGAGCAACTGATGTGCATTCCAAGCAGAGTCCCTGCAGCCACTTCTCATGCATATGTTTTGCATTATCTATACATTATTTGCTTTATTCAATAGCAATTATTCCACTCTTTCATTAAGCTGGATAAATGAGAGTTTGCTGTAATTAAAAGTTGTTAGCTAACCTACCCAAAAATAATTTGCCTTACCTAGACAGCCTTTTGGCCCCAGCAATATGTTAAAACATGTTCAAACTGTATATTCCCATCAACATTTAAAAACAAGAGCGTACATTGCTATTTGTTTCCATAAACTAGTAAGGATAGACTGGAAGATGATGTGCTGCTGGGTTTTAGGCCAGAGGAACTCTGGATACTAGGTTAGTCAATATAAGCCTTCTGAATTGTCTCTGATGCTGGGACAATTCATCCTTCTCACAATAATTCTAATTGCTTCCTTATCTTCTTCGATGGCTTTTAGATCTGCATGATACCAACTGGGAATTCATTCCCCCTACTTGTATTGAAAGCCTTAACTAAGATAATTGGGCACTATGTGAGCTAGTAAATAATAGAGAAATCTTGGGGTATGGGAATCACCCATTGTAGGGGCTGCTCTCCACACTAAGGACTATGAAAGACACAGTTAAAGCCTCAGATTGAACTCTCATATTCAAAATTATTCAGCAAGCCTCCTTGTGTTCCAGGCTAGGGACTACATCTTCATAGGTATCTCACTAGTCAGGATTTTCAAAGTGTTTTGAGTCTTAATTCTACTTTTGCTTCTCATATGTCAGAATCCAAAGTAAGTTGGATCAGCTTTGGGTTTCTCAAAGGGACCATTCTGTTAACAGCACTGACAGTGAGATGAAAGTGAAGAGAGTTTGTGGATGGGCAGTACCTTCCACTAGACTAATTTTTAAGTGGGCTAATTTGGATTTCAGTTTTCTGGCCTGCGTTTTTCATGTCTTAAATACCAGCCACTGACATATGACTTCTTATGCTAGATCTTTTCTAACTATATTGCAAGACCTAAATTGATATTGCTGCAATGTTTGAATTGCCATTTACATTTCCTTTCAAAGATCCCACTCTCTGTCTGGCAGCATTTTCAAGTACCTGACAACAATTTAGATCTGGTGTCTGGCTTCAGGTCTGTACTTCCTTTTGCCCATCTGTAACACACTGATAGGGAAATATGCAGTGTATTTTAGAGTACTATTAATTCTTATTAAACTTGGCTGTGAATTTGGCACAACCTGGTGGTAATATTTAGAAAACTTCTGATTTGTTCAGCTTTTGAAGAAGGGAGGAACAGATAATTTTGAAAGGGAGAGATGTACTGCCTGAATTTCTGCACGCCGTATTTGTGAATTTTATGGTATCTTTCTCAAGTCAAGATTCCTTATTTTGCATATGCAACTGCTGTAACTGCAGATCTGGAGAAAAATGTCCAAGAATTCAGCTTTTGAATCTTGGGTTTGGACATGTTTGTTACTCTTCAACAACTTGTATACAAAGAGCGATATTTGAGCAACATGGAATATGCCTCTTTTTAACTTACAACAAGATATACTTTCAAGAACACAGCTTTAAccattttttctgttgtttttgttttcagtgctACCTCCTGTACTCGTTCCAAGACACAGCGAGTTTAACCCTCACCTCAGCCTCCTTGCCAAGTTCCGAAACACTTCTCTGCACAGCGAGCCACTGATGCCACACAATGCCACTTATCCGGATTCTTTCCAGCATCCTCCATGCACCCCTTTCCCATCATCCCCCAGCCACATGTTCTCCCAGTCACCTAACAGCATCAGCTATCCCAACTCACCAGAAAGCTCTTCTGGACCAGGAAGTCCCTATCAGCTCACGGGTAAGAATGAGCTTTGGGACACCCTGACTGAGGCATTTGAGGTCAGGTGACAATTCTGTGCTCCCCCCAGACTGTAGCTGCAGATTAAACTGGAATTTAGACTTGGAATTAAACAGATTAGACTTGGAATGTGATTTCTTGTGACTGCCTCCTGTATGTTGTATCTCAATCCTTCTGACAGATACTTGAGAGACTGAGAACTGTAGTCATCCTGCTCCTAGAAGTGCCTGGGTGAGATGTCATGATTACTCTGGAGAAAAATTGAGGAGAGAAGCAGGTGTGGCAGGCCACCTTCTGTCCAAAGCTGCCCATCTAAGCTTCTGGTGCAATTCATGGAAAAGAGCACTTGCAAGACCTAAGTTAGGGACCTAGGATGGTCAGGGAACCTCTAGAAACTCCATCAAGGAGACAGGATAAAATGGGGAAACTGGTGTGCAGAAAGTTTTTTAAGTTTATGGCAATCCTACTGACTGTATACATTTCTGAAAGTTAAGGTGTTTAACAATCTAGCCCAACACTTGgggaagtcaccaggcaagttCCTGTGACTTTGGAACATGTTCCACAGTTCTGAGATTAGAAGGCTTATGTCACTCAGATTGTTTGTGTTGTGAACTCCTGACTTAGTTCAGCTCTAATTACCTGAAAATTTAACTGTGCTTTTGCTGTTAATGCAACACAGCTAAGAGCTAGTTTTAATATCAAAATATGGTTCAGATTCACTTCAGCACTTTAACTTTCAAATAGTTTCAGTTATGTCAGCTTTTTCACAAAGATGAATTCAGGTCAAAATCTTGTAATTTAAGATTTTAGTGTCTCAACTATGAAGCATTTAAATGCAGGTCCTTAATGATATGCCTATTTCATTTTAAGTGCAAGAAAGATGTTTATTTTACAAGGTTTTTGTAGCATTTGAACTTCCTTTTAAGTTGAATACTTTCAACacagtgtgatttttttccttccctcttcaTTCATTGAATGTGCCTTCATTCATTTCTCCTCTAGATCTGTATTTCTGATTAAATCATATTTAGCAACACTGAAACATTTCATCAAGTAGCAAGACTTGTTTGTCTTCTCCAATGTTTTTCTGTCACCTGTGTGTAACTAAACTGGATTCAGTGGAGCTGGTCCTGACAGGTAAATCAGGCCCATTCCAGCTGTGTAATGACTCTGACTCGTGCATTTAACTGAACTTGGGACCTTGCAAAGCTACTTAATAATGGAAGTGGCTCAACCTGAGCTTCAGTATATCACAGCACACGGCATACTGATAAGCATGATTTGCCTGTGTAACAATCAGGGATGGAAGGCTATCTAAAGCAAACTGGAGTTGCATCAAGAACCTTGAGAGGGATTGCTGTGACCAAATATAGATGTCAACAATGCAGGTTTCTGCATCTCATGGAATTTTCTATACATTCCCCATAACCCATGGAGGAAAACATGGGTTATGGGGAATGTAACAAGTGTTACAAACACTCCTAAAACAAGATTCATTGCATCTTCTTGTATGTGTCCAGTACATTGTGTCTGCAGGTTCCTATTTTGCTTTATTGGACATTAGGAGAGCTAAATGTGACTAGGAGTAAACATCAAAAATACCCTGGGTGAGATGTCATGATTACTCTGGAGAAAAATTGAGGAGAGAAGCATGTGATTCCGAGATTATATTCCTTTCTGTAACTTATTTTCTCTTCCACTATTTcttgattttgttttattgtttttttgttgGAGGGTTATGTCATTTAAGTGTTACAAGTATCATACAGTGTATGAAATTTCTAGGTTTTGAACAGTGCTTAAATAGAATAACATGGTTTATTTGTACGATTCAGTGGTTGTCTCATGATACAGTTCACAGTTATCCACTCTGGGTCAAGTTGCTCCATTTTGAGGGCCAGCCAACAGACCCCAAACACCAGAGGGAATTTCAGTCTGGAACCAAGATAAACCATTCGTAAAGAGGCCCTTGGTCCTGCAAGCTTGTATATGGCTATAATTTTCATATAAGCCCCTTGAATTTCTGTTCAAATGAGGCAAAACTATACACTTTTAGTGCTTATTCACTGAATGTTGTAATTTtataatatgaaaataaaatcctttttaATTTGGCTTTCTAAAGCCTCCAGCCTTTCTGCGTAATCCCCACTGTAGGGTCACCTTCTGTTTTCTAGCTCATGTTGCTGTAAATGAAACAAATCAAGAGCAGAGCAATTGTGACTTGATACTTTTCCTCCCAATGTTTTCATGACATATATTGCTCTTTGATGGGAGATTGAACAAACCAGGAGAAGGACAGACTTCTCTTGTaggacagaggaaaaaagaacaagTCCAGAGGGAGTTTTTTCAAGTCGGATTTCTATAGCTTTCCATAGGCTTTTTTTACAGATTTATGAAGAAAGAGCGCTTTCTCCCAGAGGATCAAATAAAGTTAGTTTCTGCTCTTAAATGGTCCTCCTCAAGTTTTAAATTAAAGACAGAATTCTGGAAATAACAGATGAAAGTGCTTTACTTTCTTAGGGTAACAACTGGTGTTAACAGAGAACTTGATTTTACCTGGGTCTAGGCCTGAGGCACTGTTGTGACCATCCCTCTCTCTTTCAAGCACTGCATGTCCAACAAGACAGcttttccttcccatttttGCTGAACATTCAATGGTCTTAATCTAGAGACTGAAGGGAGGCCAGATTCAGATTTGTACTTTTTCCAGTCTTCTCAAGCCAAACAGTAGTAAAATAttcaccaggaaaaaaaccaggaGGAATTTACCAACATACTGACTTAGgtgtcttttttcctttcttttttctttttttctgtagtgGAAACTCCACCTCCACCCTACCATGCAAGAGAACCTCCAGGAATCCACAATGGACGATCAATGGATGCAATAGCTGAAAGTCAGCTAGTGCTGTCTTTGCCCAATGGAGGTAAATCTGCCGATGGAGAAGCTGAAAGTAAATACCATTTGTACTATTCCTTAAATAAaaacttttaagaaaaataattgtttaaaaaaattgttatttGCACAGGAAGGGTTGGTGATCTGTAATAAGTTTCAGGCAGTTTTGCAGTAAGGCTGTGTGCTAGACCCATCCATTAGCTAGCAGGATAGGTTGATGTAATATTTCTATGAATTATGTGCAAAATTACAGAGTTTAGACCTTATTTGCATCCGTGGACTATTACAGTTAAAAAGCTGTTAATGCAGGCAAACACTGTTATCTACATTGTAAAGATAAACATATCAAATCAGGGATGGTGGGGAAATATAACACACAAAAGCGTTATCAATATCAGACCTCATTTCTTTATCACCTTCAGCTCTAGGTTTTCAAGTACTTTAAAACCTTATGGTAGGGACCTTTTTACTGCCATCTTTGTATGAATGTTATGTTACTGGCTGGCTAGAAAAGAAAAGGACATGTTCTAATGGAATAGAAAGATATTTTGACACAACACCAAAGTCTTTGTTGTCTTATTTAGTGGGAGAGGCATTAATGGTCAAAGAAGGGTCTGGGGCCTGCTTGCACCCCTCAAAGCAACTTGGTGacctctccagcacagcctctgctacCTTAGGGCTAGTACTGGCTAGTACTGATGCCCCCACCATTCAGAGCCCATTACTGCAGAGTAGGAAGTGGAAATGGAGTTCCTCTGCTGGCTTTTGCTTGGGCTTCCTGCTACTGCAGTGAAAAATCACTGTTGTTCTTTTAGTCCATCATATTGTGCTCCTAAAGAAGTGTCATTTCTAGAATGAGGACTGAAactgcacacacacatgcacattaaaaaaaatattgccagccttctgaaacagtGAGGAGTGTGTATGTGGCATGGAACTGGAGCAGAAGGAATGTGAGGGGATAGTGCTAATTATGGATGGGGACACAGAATGGCCAGATAATAATAAGTTATCAGATACCAATACTTATAAATAAATTGTCAAGCTAGTTTAATCTCTTTATCACAGCCTACCATCCCTGATCACTAGCCTAGTGAATATTAGTTGGAAGTTTATTAGAGGTTATGcacagaggtgctctggggGCAGGCGGGCTCACATGCCTGTGGTGAGCAGGCAGGATAAAGTTTCCTAATAATTCCTGTATGACAAATGAGGCTCAGAGATTCTGTTACATTTTTGAgtctttctctgtctctgactTAGAAAACCTGGGCAGGGATAGATCCAAAAGAAATGACCTTGCTGACATTCCTGCTTACAATCCCACATGGAAGCGGAAAGCCTGAAAGCATGCAAAAATTGGAGTGATTTATTACTTCTGAACTACAGAGTTTGGTATTAGGCTGAAGGCCTAATACCAAAAACTTGGCTCAGTTTTGACTTGCTTTGAGCCCATCTGTCATCCCTATCTCTCTGCTGGTGCAGAGCAGATGTATCCCTTACTATTTTCAGTGTATAGTTCGGGCCTCAGTTCAGCGAGGAATGTCAGTGTGGCTGATTTAATGCAGTGGAGTTTCCACTTTTAAGAAGTGGGGCTCCTCGAGGCTTAGAGTTAAGCTGATGCACCAACCTTTTGCATGTTTGGGACTTCAGTCATAAAATCAAGAAGCAATGGAAGCTGCTGTTGGGATAAAGTATGACATAAGTGACTGTTTAGATGAAGAGATGGGGTTTGAGAGTGGGAgggaatgaaagaaaacagagaaatattgtttaaaaaatattgctga includes:
- the SMAD9 gene encoding mothers against decapentaplegic homolog 9 isoform X1; the protein is MHSSTPISSLFSFTSPAVKRLLGWKQGDEEEKWAEKAVDSLVKKLKKKKGAMEELERALSCPGQPSKCVTIPRSLDGRLQVSHRKGLPHVIYCRVWRWPDLQSHHELKPLECCEFPFGSKQKEVCINPYHYRRVETPVLPPVLVPRHSEFNPHLSLLAKFRNTSLHSEPLMPHNATYPDSFQHPPCTPFPSSPSHMFSQSPNSISYPNSPESSSGPGSPYQLTVETPPPPYHAREPPGIHNGRSMDAIAESQLVLSLPNGGKSADGEAENFRPVCYEEPQHWCSVAYYELNNRVGETFQASSRSILIDGFTDPSNNKNRFCLGLLSNVNRNSTIENTRRHIGKGVHLYYVGGEVYAECVSDSSIFVQSRNCNYQHGFHPATVCKIPSGCSLKIFNNQLFAQLLAQSVNHGFEVVYELTKMCTIRMSFVKGWGAEYHRQDVTSTPCWIEIHLHGPLQWLDKVLTQMGSPHNPISSVS
- the SMAD9 gene encoding mothers against decapentaplegic homolog 9 isoform X2, with amino-acid sequence MHSSTPISSLFSFTSPAVKRLLGWKQGDEEEKWAEKAVDSLVKKLKKKKGAMEELERALSCPGQPSKCVTIPRSLDGRLQVSHRKGLPHVIYCRVWRWPDLQSHHELKPLECCEFPFGSKQKEVCINPYHYRRVETPVLPPVLVPRHSEFNPHLSLLAKFRNTSLHSEPLMPHNATYPDSFQHPPCTPFPSSPSHMFSQSPNSISYPNSPESSSGPGSPYQLTVETPPPPYHAREPPGIHNGRSMDAIAESQLVLSLPNGDFRPVCYEEPQHWCSVAYYELNNRVGETFQASSRSILIDGFTDPSNNKNRFCLGLLSNVNRNSTIENTRRHIGKGVHLYYVGGEVYAECVSDSSIFVQSRNCNYQHGFHPATVCKIPSGCSLKIFNNQLFAQLLAQSVNHGFEVVYELTKMCTIRMSFVKGWGAEYHRQDVTSTPCWIEIHLHGPLQWLDKVLTQMGSPHNPISSVS